The genomic segment GCGGCGGGGTGAGCCTGGACGCGAACGAGGCCCTGGTGGTGTCGAACGTGCGGCTCGCCGCCGAGGTCGCCGTGGAGCTGGGCGCATGATCGTCGTGGTCGGGGACGCGGGTCTCGATGTGGTCGCCCAGCACGACGGGCCCATCCTGCACGGTGGTGACGTGCGCACGAAGGTGCGGTTCGCCGGGGGCGGCGCGGGCGCGAACACCGCGATGTGGCTGAAGGCAGCCGGTGCCGAACCCACGCTCGTCGCCCGGATCGGTGACGACGCGGGCGGGCGGCTGATCCGCGCCGAGCTCGAAGCGGCCGGGGTGCGGTGCGCGCTGGCCGTCGACCCGGAGGCGACCACGTGCTGCGTGGTCGTGCTCGTGGACAACGAGGGGCAGCGCAGCATGCTGCCGGACCGCGGCGCGAACGCCCGGTTCTGCGCCGACGACGTCACGGACGGGGCGCTGGCCGGTGCCCGCCACCTGCACCTGTCCGGGTACGTGCTGCTCGACGAGACCTCGCGGCCCGCCGGTCTCGCGGCGCTCGCCGCGGCCAAGCGGGCCGGGCTGACCACCTCGGTGGACCCGCAGTCGGCGCCGCTGCTGGCCGACGGCGCGCAGTTCCTCGACGACGTGCGCGGGGTCGACCTGCTCATGCCGAACGCCGCCGAACTGGCCGCGCTGACCGGCTCCGGGGAACCGACGGCGGCGAAGTCGCTGCTGGACACGGTCGGCGAGGTCGTGGTCACCTCCGGCATGGAGGGCGCGAGCTGGGTCAACGCGGACGGTGTGGTCTCGGTGCCCGCCGAACCCGCCGAGTGCGTCGACTCGACCGGAGCCGGGGACGCCTTCGACGCCGGGGTGCTGGCGGCGTGGCTGGCCGGGGAGTCCCGAGTGGACGCCCTGCGCGCCGGTGTCCGCCTGGGCGCCCGAGCCGTGCGCAAGGTCGGCGCCCAGCCCTGAACGCTAGGAGTGGGGCATTACTTGCGTTTCAGAACAGCGCGCAGCTCCGTTGAGGGTGGTGGTGGGCGACGGGAGGGCGCAAGTAATGCCCCACTCATAGCATTGACCAGGCTGCTCAGCCGACCTCAGCCGTCGATGACGCGGTGTTCCCGTTGTTCGATGGCCGTGGCCTCCCGCTGGTACCGGCTGACCTCTTCGGCCTTGCGCGGCGGGCGGTCGTTCGCGATCAGCACCGCCACCCACGGCAGCGGGACCGACAGCGCGATGAAGGCCAGTGCCAGCCACCACGTCTGGTAGAAAACCCCGGCCAGGATGATGCAGGGAAAGCGCAGCCCCATCATCAGCATGTACTTGCGCTTCCGGGCGGCGTGCTGCTCTTCGTACGACAGCTGCGCCTCGGTGATCAGGACCGGCTCGGAAGTGCCCCGCGGTTCGCTCACCACACCACCTCCAACCCCCATCATGCTCCCACTCCGGCCGCTCCGCCGGTAGCCGGGGGCGCCAGCCGGTGCAGCGCCCCCACCACGAGCGTCTGGACCCCCGCCGACAGCGTCGGGTGCGGCACCGGCGCGAAGCGCGGCGAGTGGTTGGACGGGATGTCGGTCTCGAACCGGCCCGCCGCCATCGCGGTCAGCACCCGTTCGGTGTCCATGCCGCCGACCAGCCAGTACACCGACGGCACCCCGGCCGCCACGCCGAACTCGCCGAAGTCCTCGCTGCCGGTCACCAGCGGTGCCTCGTGCACCCGGTCACCGCCGAAGTGCGCACGGAAGGCCTCGGTGAGCCCCGCGTTGGCGGCGTCGTCGTTCCTGGTCACCGGGAAGCTGCCGATCGGGGTGAGTTCCGGCGGCTTCGGCGCCCCGGCGGCCATGGCCTCGCCGTGCACGATCCGCTCGATCGCGGCCAGCACCTTCGTGCGCACGGTCTCGTCGAACGTCCGCACGTTGACCTCGATGACCGCGTCGTCGGCGATCACGTTGTGCGTGGTCCCGACGTGCATCGACCCGACGGTGACCACGGCGGCCTCGTTCGCCGAGATCTCCCGCGACACGATCGTCTGCAACCGCAGCACCACCGACGCGGCCAGCACCGCCGGGTCGACCGTGGTCTCCGGCCGCGAGCCGTGCCCGCCGCGCCCGTGCAGCACGATCCGCAGCGCGTCGGTGGCGGCCATGATCACGCCGGGCCGGGTGAGCACCCAGCCGGCGGGCCCCGGGACCAGGTGCTGCCCGAGCACCACGTCCGGGCGCCCGGCCAGGTCGAACACCCCGTCTTCGATCATGCTCCTGGCCCCGCCGCCCGCTTCCTCGGCCGGCTGGAACACCACCAGCAGCGTGCCCGACCACGCCGTCCTCGTACCGGCCAGCAGCGCCGACGCGCCGGTCAGCCAGGTGGCGTGCATGTCGTGCCCGCAGGCGTGCATCACGGGCACCTCCTGCCCGTCCGGCCCGGTCACGCGCACGGTGCTCGCGTAGTCGAGTCCGGTCTTCTCCTCGACCGGCAGCGCGTCGATGTCCGCGCGCAGCATGACCACCGGCCCCGGGCCGTTGCGCAGCACACCCAGCACGCCGGTCTGCCCGATACCGCGGTGCACTTCGAATCCGGCTGCGTCCAGACGGTCCGCCAGGATTCCGGCGGTCCTGTGCTCGGCGAAGGCCAGTTCCGGGTGGCGGTGCAGATCGACGTAGAGCGCCTCGAGGTCCGGCAGCAGCGCCGGCAGGCCGTCCAGTACTCCGGTCATTCCGCCCTCTCCTCCAGGTGGCTCAGGTCCTCGGCGTCCAGGCCGAGGTCACGGCGCATTTCCGCACGCAGCAGGCGGTACTCGCGCTGGCCCTTGGTCCACTTCTCCGCGTCGTCGCCTTCGTTCCGCAGCAACTTGGCCGCCAGGGACATCCGCGGCAGCACCGCCTCCTGCAGTCTCACGCGGATCCGCTCCGGCGCGTGCAGGTTCACCGGTCCGAGTGCGCGCTGCGCGTCCGAGGTGACAGCCCTCAGCTCCCCGGCCAGCTTCTCGTCGGAAGCCAGTCCCTGCTTGTTGAACTTGGCCGCCTGCCGGGCCCGGAAGGTGATCATGTCCAGGGCTTCGAGCACGCCGATCAGCTCGGCGTAGGCCCCCGCCCTGGCCTCGTGGGTGCGTTCCTCCCGCTGCCGTTCCCAGCGCAGGTCCTC from the Amycolatopsis magusensis genome contains:
- a CDS encoding carbohydrate kinase family protein, giving the protein MIVVVGDAGLDVVAQHDGPILHGGDVRTKVRFAGGGAGANTAMWLKAAGAEPTLVARIGDDAGGRLIRAELEAAGVRCALAVDPEATTCCVVVLVDNEGQRSMLPDRGANARFCADDVTDGALAGARHLHLSGYVLLDETSRPAGLAALAAAKRAGLTTSVDPQSAPLLADGAQFLDDVRGVDLLMPNAAELAALTGSGEPTAAKSLLDTVGEVVVTSGMEGASWVNADGVVSVPAEPAECVDSTGAGDAFDAGVLAAWLAGESRVDALRAGVRLGARAVRKVGAQP
- a CDS encoding amidohydrolase → MTGVLDGLPALLPDLEALYVDLHRHPELAFAEHRTAGILADRLDAAGFEVHRGIGQTGVLGVLRNGPGPVVMLRADIDALPVEEKTGLDYASTVRVTGPDGQEVPVMHACGHDMHATWLTGASALLAGTRTAWSGTLLVVFQPAEEAGGGARSMIEDGVFDLAGRPDVVLGQHLVPGPAGWVLTRPGVIMAATDALRIVLHGRGGHGSRPETTVDPAVLAASVVLRLQTIVSREISANEAAVVTVGSMHVGTTHNVIADDAVIEVNVRTFDETVRTKVLAAIERIVHGEAMAAGAPKPPELTPIGSFPVTRNDDAANAGLTEAFRAHFGGDRVHEAPLVTGSEDFGEFGVAAGVPSVYWLVGGMDTERVLTAMAAGRFETDIPSNHSPRFAPVPHPTLSAGVQTLVVGALHRLAPPATGGAAGVGA
- a CDS encoding DUF3099 domain-containing protein, with the translated sequence MGVGGGVVSEPRGTSEPVLITEAQLSYEEQHAARKRKYMLMMGLRFPCIILAGVFYQTWWLALAFIALSVPLPWVAVLIANDRPPRKAEEVSRYQREATAIEQREHRVIDG